The window CCCGGCGCCAGGGGCACAGCAGGAGGtggacacagagcagctccagcagctccagagccctgAGCAGGTCGCGCAGGGCGCGGCCGCCCCGCACCCGTCGGCAGCGCTCGACCACGCCGCGCACGTCCAGGGCCCCGCGGCGCCCCGGACCCAGCAGCCGCCGCGCCCGGGCCTTGAGCGCGGGATCGGCGCAGGCCGCGAGCTGTCCCTGCGCCGCGCGGGCCGCCACCTGCGACACGTACTCCTTcagcagcgccggctccgccatggcgccggccccgccccgccccgccggcccATCCCGCGCCGCCATTGGCCGGCACCGCTCCCGCGCCGGGTGACCATTGGTGCTCCAGTCTGTCAGTCAGGGCGGGGGGCGGAGCCCCGCGAACCGAAAGTGAAAGGCGGGAGGGTGGCGAGAGCTCAGGCtgcgcgcggggcggggcggggcttGTCGAGACAGGAGCgctgaggtgaggtgaggtgaagggaaggcaaggcaaggcgTGCGTGGGGATGTCCCGGGCTGTCGGTGGCTCCACCGTACGCAGTGCCAGTTCTGTACTTTAATCTGGTTTGCACAaaggagggagctgctggtaACTCATCTAAAAGTTCCCTGATCATCCAAAGTTTGCACCATTTGTACATTTTAACAGAGGTATCAGCATTCATTGGTCACAAATGGTATAACTTTTATCTTGATTAGTGTTCAGACCCCTCTATGCTGGTTGTGTCTCTGGCCCTCAGGGGGGAttgtccctgctctgggtcCATTCATTTACATTCATTTGATAAATATTCAATCTGCCGTAGGTGGTCACTGAGTTGATCACGATCTTCCACTGCTGGAATTCCCTTTTGTCCGGGTAGTGCTCAGTCCTGCTCTCATCACTGCTGGATCCTGCCGAACAGCCCCTTCCTTGTGGGGCtgtcctccctctccttccaaGGGTCAGCCGAGCACGCAGCACTGACACTGCAATCgctgcctgccctgctggagACCCCCGAGATAAGGAACGATCCCTGGGCCggatctgctcctgctggagctgcctctggatcccagGGCCAGGCCTGGGAAACAGCTGGAAGAGATTTGAGTCAGCTGTGGGGCTGACAAGTGTCCTGCAGTGGGGTTAAATGAGATTTGTGTCTGCTGTGGGGCTGACAAGTGTCCTGCCGTAGGGTTAAATGTAGGTTGAATCTAGCAGCTGGGAAATACATCTGTGATCCAGGTGCTTTTCTAATCTTGATGTTTGGAATCTGAATTTTCAAGTCACCACCTGTGGCCACTATTATGTTATGCACTTGTCTGACTTCACAAATTGATAAATATTCTCTCATATGatgataattattttaatacacAGAAGTCTGTGGTCATGATTTCacatagaaattatttctgtagttTAAGGAGGGGAATCATTTGTCAGACTGTATCAAGACCACTTAGATCAGCTGGATGTGGTTTCCATTCAGGAAATACATCTTTGCTTGCCTTGCTGTGCTAAAAAAATGATCTGTTTCAATATTTCTGGGATTATTGGCCTATTATTTCCTggctttttcatattttctcttgGTGATACGTTGCTATTTTCAGTGCCCTGACTTCAGTAATTTGACTCTGCCCTTCTTGAGCTTGGACACTGACTTGTCCCCCAGAGCAGGAGGGAcctgcctgctccagtgcctgttCCTGTGGCCTCTGACACAGGTAAAATGAAGTACAGTGTTGCTTCCTCAGCAGTTCCTGAGTTGTGGGTGGTCCCagatttgtaaaataaaaagcacagaagCAAACCCAAATACATGTGTGTTCTTTACTAAAAGTTCTTTATAAGATCAGTATACTAAAAATTGAAGCAGGAGAGAGGACTACAGAAATACAGGGCTGTTACCATGTAGCAAGAAATAgcatttccagttttctttctgattttactGGTGTAATAAAGCAAAGGCCTATATTAAGCCTGGGTTTTAGCACTGGTATTAGAATTATCCAAGGGTTTTAGGATAGTATCTGATAGCAGGGGACAAATTTCTCGACATCACTGCCAACTTTGCTGAGATTTATCCAAAATCTGcaatattttcaataaatgaAAGCATGTTCTTATTGCATCATTACAAGGAATTTCAACACTTTTAGTAGTAACATTggaagctgctggagcagcttcaGAGCTGCAAACTTCTCTCTGTAGTGTtttacagctatttttttttctttctagtgcTGTCTGTTTGAATTTATAAACTCTCCCACAAGTTTTGTGGGATATCACTGAGTTAAAAAGATGAACAAGAGCAGAAAATGCCAAACCACTCCTGCAAGTGATGGTGGTAAGATATCACAGAAGGCAGCACACTGCCTTCAATTCAGTTTGCATTTTAATTGTATATGTTTGCAATGAATCATATAACCCAGGTATTCAACGGTAACTTGGAAAAATGCTACAGTGTGGATGTGGATGTTTTGGTTGGCTCCCATATCCATGTGACAGAGCAACTGGGATTATTTGGATTATTCTGTGATAACAGGATTTTATGGAGTGGTCCATGCCACAAGAGGGAGCAGGCAGATGTGTAAGAAATGCTGCCAAACCCAGAGCACAGTGCCAGGGACACTTCACTGTTACTAAAGGAAGAAAGACTTGGATTAGTTTTCTACAATTTTACCAATGTATTGCTAACATGAAGTAATAGGTAAATCTCCCATTCTCATCAGAAGTCTGCTTAAAGTCAGATTATTTTGTAAACCACAGACGCAGAATTGTTTGGGAAATCCCTGTCTGAAAGGTTAAAAGCCAAACCAAAGGGTTTCCCACCATGCAGAGAAACTGAGCATCAGTAACAGAGTAGGGACTTGTCTGCCATGTGTGAGGAGCcctctgtgctgtctgcagaAGAGCCTTCAGCTTGGTCATGGTACTTGGAAGAGCCTCactttcaggggaaaaaaaaaatcacatttttcttctaatctGGGTTCATTATATTCCCCCTGgcccttcccaggagcagcccaaggGAAGCAGGTCCCAGAGCCTTGCCCTGTTCtaggcagctctgcaggagcttTCACAGCTGTGAAAGCAAATCCCATTCTGCACAAACCACCCTGTGCTTCCCCTCTCTTCTGATTCTCCTACCAGTAAATCTGACTGGGGCACTCTCTGCATCTCTGGCCCCTCAGAGGTGGGGTAGAGTTTTCTCTCTTTGCCGGGTACTTTGGATCCACAAAACTGCTTAAACAAATACTTTATGGAGAGCAGCAGTTCTCTCTGTTAAAAACACaaatgtgaaacagagcctacCTTCCAGCAatgcctgccagcagctctgcaatgcAAAATGGtaactttttgttcttttgggtATAGTATACTGAGAATATTGAAAATCTTGCTGAACTGCAGAAGAATTGTCTCATTCTAGCAAACTACATATTTAATGTCATCTACTTAGCAAAAAATGCATGCTTACCTTATGTCTCATCATGTGCCTATGACTCAGGAATGGTATAATTTATATAGCAGTAAGAATCATATAATTACTTCCCAtctaaatattaattataaatgTGTCAATCTTTGGAGTGTTGAATGATGATTACAGTTAAAAATTGCTCAGTATTTACAGAAAATCCAAGTGCAATTTTAATAATTTGGATGCTGCTTCCTTTCAAACATCATTATATATTTACTATACCCAGCTTTACATATCTTTTAGTGGGGATAGGAAAATGAAGTAAATTTTCTCAGggtaaaaacttttttttttctttggtattTTAGTGAAAATGCCTCTAAGAAATTTCCTGAAGATGAACCTCCTGCTCACTGCCACAGCTCCTTGGATCCTGGCCCTGGTCCCAGAGGGAGCCCAGGCTTGTGAATGCCCCAGGGGCTGGCTggagctccatccctgctgttGATGTGCTGGCAGTCAATTCTACTTCCTGCTAGCACCCACCCTCATCCAGGGGTTTGCCATTAGACACTGAACTTAAAATTTACTTAAAATGTAGAATGCAAACTAAGAGCTAGACTTTCCTGCAGCAACATGTTTGGAAACAACGCAGCAAAGAAGTTTTCCAAGGGCAAGTCCCAAGGAAAGCTCAGGGTTGAGCTCTCCTTGGTCTCTTGTGGGTTGAGTGTCCTCAGCCAGACACACAGAAGCTTTCAGATGAGGAATGGGACtatttccaggattttccagGCAGAAGTGAATAACAGGATCCAAACTTTCGTTTTGTTTAAGGCAATACACGGAAACCTCCTTGGCCGCCTACTGTTGGATTTCAGGGCTGGCCTCTAATCTGAATCttgcaacttttattttttgctggGCCATAAGAAGGAAGTGGGGGCACCAGCTCTTCCTGTCCCACACGTGAATCTTTTCCAGCTCGGGGTGAACAGAAGCTCAGGGGATGTGTTGTCTGTAGAACGCGtaccctgccctggcagccgtgcccagctttgccctgcctgccccaggggCAGTGCCCCTTCTGGGAGCCCCTCGGTGCCACACTCAGTGTCCCCTGGCCGGGCTGGTGCAGGGGAGGCTGCTTGGGAGCAGCGAGTGCAGCCCCGGCCGTCCCTGGGGACaaggtgctgctgtgccccgACCCTGCTGTGCCCGAGCTgaacccccagcccagctcccactgccctGGAGCACCGGCTGGGAACCCACGGGCTCCCATCCCTCCCGAGTGTCCTGGGCTCACTCGTTGGGTTCCTTTTCCTGGTCCCTCCTCTCAAAGCTGGGAATGCTCCGAGGCTCCTGAGGTTCTGTTCCTGTACCCAGCCCAGCGTCTCTCACAGTTCCTAAAGGTCACTGTGGTCACATGTGGTCACCCAGGCTCCTTGCAGAAAAAGAGACTGGTTTGTGCCTGGAAATGCAGCCGTGTGTGGAAATTGGCCTGAAGCATCCTCAAGGATTCCTGTGCCCTTCCCTTGGCTGCAGCAAGGCCCATGAAGGACatgcagctccagcctgcacagctgtgctgcagctgctgccagcacagccagctgcacTCTGGGCACTCACTGCCACCTCTCCACCACTTGTGGATGGCTTCTTCCGAGGAAGACTTGCAGCAGGCTTTGCAATGGCCTGGAAAGCCTGGTGCCAAAGGAataatgtaaatattaaaatattattattccttttttcttttgcttctacATGGtactgataatttttttttttaggcagtGCTTTGCCTCCTGAAACACATAGTCAGAGAATTacttaaaaatgctttgttGTCAATACAGTGAATGAGATGTACTAGTGACACCTACAATGACAACAAAATACTCTTTTTCCTTATGTTCTAAAACACGCAAAGTATCATAAAATCAACAAGTAGGCTTGACTGGATAACATTTACCTTCATTATGAGTGGCTGATTTCAATGGGTTTTGCAATGCTTCAAAAAGGTCAGatgcactgcttttccctgctgctcttttATGTTATATGATGCCATGGAACACTTTGAAACATAAACAAGGAAATTTAGGTAAACTTGCAAAATtagctgtaaaagaaaaataaattccattgTACCCTTGTTTTAAGATATAAAATTGGTAAAAGTTCCAGAGGTTCTATTCTTTCATTGGTCTGAGTTCTTCAGAAGAACTGAAGCAAAGAGCCACGTTCATGGACACAATCTGGGGTCTGATGGCCAGTGGGAGAATGTTCCATATTTCTGTTGGAACAGGCTGTGCTCACACGCCGCTGTCCCGTACGGGGGAGCAGCCTCCGCACTGGGAGATCACCGAGATGcctgagctgggctgctgccagtcctgcagccTCACTGCACAATGTGCAGCCCGTCCTGCAGTCCCAGATGCTGTCTCCTCTTCCTGGCTGATACAGATATTTAGAGGTATTTCATTTCTTTGGTAAGGGTCCGTAAGGGAATATGGGGGGGGATCATCTGTGGGAATATATATTTGTGTTGCTCCTGGCCCCACACATTCATCatagctgaaagaaaaaaaagaaatattcattaGATTCCTGGGAAAAATGCCACAGTACATTTTTTCAGCATAACAGAGGCAAGTAAAGTGAGAAGAAAATGAGTGTCTGGTGTTTTGTTCCTCAGCCCACATCCTTGCTGACCCTGCCATGTCAGATACTCAAGAATACAGCACTTAAAAGCACCCAGAGATAATGCCAGAGGGGCACGGTCACCGTAAGTGGAGTGCAGCCAGGTCTCATTCCTGCTCTCACCTGCCTGTAAGAACCAGGTTACAAAAATCTAGAGGAAGGGAAGTTGTGTTGCTGTCTCAGTTGTGAAATGAGGTATGGAGAGCTGATGATGGAATCTAGCAGACACCACTTTGTGCTGTCCTGACTGCAGGTCTCTGGAGCTCAGGGCCGGTCTGGGTGGAAGGAGTGTGCTCCAGAAGCAGCAGGATTCCTTGGtgaactgcagagctgtgctggataACCTGTACAGACTAGTGCTGGTCACTTTGGGACTGGGCACAGTGTCTGTCACGTTTCTCCCCAGAGCAGGAATGCAGGTCAGGGAGGCCAGCCCTGGTGCACCCAGGCtttgtggctctgtggtgccaTCGGGCTGATGCCAGGGAAACTCTCCCTCCTTGTGCTGTTCTCTGCTCCCTGGCTACAGGCAAGAGAGTCATGTCCTCATGATCTCAAATGTTACACCTGCTTTGTGGCTGCTGTTTAACCATTCCAGGatcatttaaaatttaatccTGAAGCAGGGAAtgtttcctgttaaaaaaaacaaaacacaaccttTCCCTACTGAGTTAACCTGAACAACATTTCTGCTGGAGCCAGACAAATTAAGAACTTCTTTCCTCAGCCACACTAACTGCAGAGCAATTAAGATCTGggatattttctgaaaactggGATATTGAGCATGTGTCTTCTCAGCAGACTGCAGGCACACACTGTGCCCCTGTGCCTGAGATACTGCCAAAGCTCCCAAACCCCAGTCTGGCTGATGAAAATGGTTCTTGGGGAAGGGAGAGGTAAGAAAGTGAAATCAGAGTGCTACATAACTAAATTCAAATATCCAcaggtgtttttatttttacctttatttCATCTTACTTTTATATTCATCAGGACAATGGCTTTAAGTTCAGACTAGAAAAGTTCGATTTCCccatcagaaaatatttaagaaccCAAGTCTGTTCTCAAAACCGTGAATAGAGCTGCTAGATATTTCAGAAAAGTTCCAGCATGTTAGGAAgcggaatttttttttttacagcatgtGGAAAAGATGTCACTCCAGCCTCAACACATTGAAGCTTTCAAACATACATGGCAGTCTTTGAAAAGTTCTTAGACCTCAGTCAGAGGATGAGGACCTGATGTCTTCAACTCTCCTTGAGCTCCGTGACGGTAAAGGAACAGCCACTTCTTGCAGGGGTCCTATGAGCCTTAATCTTTACTTAATTTACATTTTGCTGACCCAAAGCCCAGTGAATTTATTTAGAATCTCTCCTCAGGTTTTGAATGACTTAATCAGGCTAACAGAGAGCACTTACTGAATCTGTTAGCACAGGGGAAAAGCGTCCATTTAGAAGACCCCTCAGTATTGTGAGCTTCAAGGTGGAAAATTCAGAATCCTTCTGCCAAGACACAAAAAGGAAGAAGCTTCTCTgtctcctgctcctgggaaatCTGCCACTAACCTAAAGGAGACATGCACACAGTGGGAACTGTTTCTTGCTGCTGTTACCTGATTATCTGCAGGTGATTCCTCTGCCTTGGCTTTAATTTAATGCCTTTTCTGTACCACAGGTCAGCTTTGTAAGAACTAAACTGCTGGCTGGGATAAACAGGGAAATGATCCCTTGGGAAGGAGACTTTTAAGGATCAAGTAATTAGGCGTGAATTATGGTATTAAAGAGTTGGAATTTTAGTGTTTAGTTCCAAATATCAATATATTTCTGTTAGGGCATTTTATCCTTCATACATATGATGGataaaaatctctctttttctccaaaAGCAAGTAATGTTCTTCCCCCTCATTTTTGGCAATTAAGATCACATTTAAAAATTGAGTAAGGTAGTAAAAAACACATGCCAGACTTTCAATTAAACAGCTTTTTGGCAGCTTCACAGCTGTGCCTACAGATTGTTATGGCCACGGAGAGAATTACAAATAATTCAAatagttgtgtttttttttaataactttctgTATCTGGTTATCAGTTTATGACCTTGATGTTGATTTCCTGTGTTATTTTCTATGCATGGGATCTTTGCTTGTAGAGCTGACATTGCAAACAATTCCTGCTCTATTTCTCCAGATAAGgttctgttttggtttggttttttaatttgtattttatgtgtgaaGTTTTTTCCTGGACCAGGTTTCTCTGGGTTTGGCTGCCTCAGTCAGAAGCTCCCAATTTAGTTGGAGAGCACCAGAGAAGTGGAAATGGGAGAGACAGAAAAAGGGGGGAGGTCTGAGACTGCAGCTCACAGGCAGAAATCATCAAATTGCAACCTCAGGAACTGCTAGGAGAGTGATACCCACAAAGAGGTGTCTAATGTGTGtacatgtatgtatgtgtggATAGgtatatttatatgtttatatatatatatttacatatatgtatatgttttGCATCTGACAATGCAGGACCATGAAGTGGAAAAACAAATATACTTGTTCATCTTTTGTAAAACCCACCACAAgagttttattttatctgtCAGATTCACTTCTGTGAAGATATTGGACTTGTAAAAAGTAGCTCAGGCTTGAAGTTCACTACAGCAGTCACGGGAAAATCCTTttagacaggaaagaaaatgcttttggaaagTGTTGTGTTACCATAACATAAGTAATGGAGCACAGGAACTCATTACGCTGCATCTTGTGGATACCAGCCCTGCAAAAACCCTTGGCTGCAGTACTTGTCGTGAATCCACTTTAATCCACTGCTTTCTAAAACTTTTATTATCTGGAGGTTCAGTATCAGCAGGCAGTGATGAGAATGAAGGGGTTACTGACCATGAAATGTGCTGCTGTCTGCATGGGTTTGGGCCTTGTTTTTTATTATGATACCTGCACTGCTGTTGTAGACACATGATTGAGTTTTTAAGGGATCATTTCCCTGGGAAAAGCAAGGAAGGCTGATGTCTGTGAGCACCCTACTGCAGATAAATGTGATCTGCAGAGAGGGGAATGGTGCTCATAAatggcagcagctctccaaGATGACCTTGTTGACTCAGAGCATGGCAGGAGGGGCAGTAACTTTGTGAATTTGTTGGGTCTCGCTGCAGTAAGTATTATGATGGGTTTGTTGCCAGGGAGACCCTCTTTAACTGGCTGTCATTCATAAATTAGGAGCCCCTCTCTGGGGCAGGAAGGAGGCTCTGCTGACAGAACTTTTTAAGATGCAAAcaacaagaaatgaaaaaaggcaCAGCTGGGAATGAAGAAGTCTTTGTGTAATAGATGTCTCATGGTTCACTTTGTTCATTTGTTGTATGTTCTGACTCTGCTAAAATTTCTCCTGTTGCACTGCTTCCATTTTGCTGGTGACCTGCTGTGTTCTTTTGATAATGGCAAACAGAACCCCTGAATCTGGAACATCCATGTGCTgacaggctggagctgtgatGAAACAGCACAAAGGATGTTCAGATGATGTTGTTAcctaaaagaaaagctgaaattagAACAGTTGTACTGTAACTCTTTACAAGGAGgttcagaacaaaaaaagaatgatATGTTTGATGCCTATGTAGGCAGTTGAGCTGATGCTGAACTCTACCGTTGGTGATGGCACAATTTGCTCATAGCCAGGTTTGTAGGAGAGCAGCCTGGAAATCTGCCCATGTTTCCTTCGAAGGGTTTTCCTagaatatgtattttctttggtGATTATTATTACCATGAGGAAATGTATCAGTTTTGACAGAACTGGTCCTCTAATGACGTATATCATGAGCTAGGATATTTTTCTAGGTTTATTTTTGATCCtaacattttccatttgaaattctagttataaatatatatatatttaatgtttttaaataacaaaaaaaatgtaaccCAAGGTATTGTTCAAGAAGACACTTAGGACTTAAGTAATTTAGCAATTGAAGAGACAGAAAAGGtaaaatttatgttttttctgtcttttttttcctgttcataGTTATTCCTGGAATTTCCAGTTCCTCAGAATTACAATAGGACTGTTTGTGTTAATGAGCACTGAAAAGCTGCATCTTCTGTGTCAAGATAATCTTGAGGAAGTTATGATTTTGATGGATAAATATCccagaggaaaaatgaaattcattGTAAACCGTTTGAGTGAGAACATATATCAGATAACATTTGAAACCAATATAATGCAGTTTTATCATAATTATGCAGCTTTAAACgattgaaataaatgttttaaataaaacaagtcATTCTAGGATGAAGATTTCATATGATACAATTCAGCCTGGCATTAATTTTATGCATAGTAAGAACTACCTGGTCATCAGCAGTGTTTGGTCTCTGGATTTAGGCAACCATTATACAGTAAAGGATGCTGGGCACTGATTAAGTAACAAGAatcagttaaataaaaatttgtagCTTCCCAAGCTATGGAGTTAATCCACAAACAGGATTCTAAACAATACCACCAGTTCTTGCATGTCACAAGAACCTGCTGATGTTTGAGGAAGTTTTCCATTTCACAAGATTTAGGATCATGTTCCTAGAAAGAGCTTTGCTTTAATTATTCCTGCAATGAATTCTGAGCAGGTGAAGGGAATATGGGCTGCAATATGCATCAGAAAGTCTGACAGCTGGGAGATCAGAGAAAAATACTCTTTGTTTTTGAAGTACAGTCATCAAAGGTTTGACAGTTTTAAGCTGTGGTTGCTCTGCATGGCACTGTAGATTTGTGGTTAGAAATCCTTGGTGCTTCCCTCCCATCAGGTGTTGCTGCTTTCACTGCTGCAGGGTGTTTTTTATGCAGCAATAATTTACACCTCCAGAGTGGAACTGAGGCAGGTGTAAAGAGAGCCTCGTCAGAAGGTGCAGCTTCCCCACAGATATTTTTGATGATAGAAAGCAAAGGGAATTTTGTGCCTCAGCCTCCCAACACGCAGGCTGAGATGTCAGAGAATTTTT of the Cinclus cinclus chromosome 11, bCinCin1.1, whole genome shotgun sequence genome contains:
- the LOC134048172 gene encoding LOW QUALITY PROTEIN: uncharacterized protein LOC134048172 (The sequence of the model RefSeq protein was modified relative to this genomic sequence to represent the inferred CDS: deleted 1 base in 1 codon) — encoded protein: MCGPARGAGVTRSPAPSSGPPAPAPARPRSGPAHGRRRRGPAGPRGAVAGADGDSGYGGGLGSISIGIGSNYSNLPIAANQSSASSAFPSPGEHGGDTSLLVSPLLVAGLVIGLVLFLSCATIVVGSLRKDSRLGQPPLARGAADAPDGFSHGGSSAELRSTCTEEFPPACDFDSYLDILSQVNIMYPDPPPCYDECVGPGATQIYIPTDDPPPYSLTDPYQRNEIPLNICISQEEETASGTAGRAAHCAVRLQDWQQPSSGISVSPSAEAAPPPGPGIQRQLQQEQIRPRDRSLSRGSPAGQAAIAVSVLRARLTLGRRGRTAPQGRGCSAGSSSDESRTEHYPDKREFQQWKIVINSVTTYGRLNIYQMNVNEWTQSRDNPP